The DNA window GACGCGCCGCCCGAGCTGCCGGAGCGGTGCATCCGGTGGAGCCTCGTGCTGCCGGTGCGGCAGGAAGCCGGGGCCTGGAAGGTCGACGCGCTGCCTTCCGGCGCGCCCGTCGAGTTCAAGGCCTGCTGAAACCGTTACCGGACAACGAAAAGGGGCGCCTCCACAGTGGAGGCGCCCCTTTTCGTGGATCTTCGCCGGGGTCAGGCCGGGGTGAACGCCAGTGCGACGTTGTGCCCGCCGAACCCGAACGAGTCGCTGACCGCGGCCTTCAGGTCGACCTTGCGCGCTTCGCCCGCGACGATGTCCTGCACGACGCCGGGATCCGGGTTCTCGAGGTTCAGGGTCGGCGGGATGACGCCTTCCTTGATCGACAGCACGGTGGCGATCGCCTCGACGGCACCGGCGGCGCCGAGCAGGTGCCCGAGCGCGCCCTTCGGCGCGGTGAGCACCGGGTGCTCACCGATGGCCTTGCGCACGGCCACGGTTTCGCCGACGTCACCGACCGGGGTCGAGGTGGCGTGGGCGTTGACGTGCCCGATGTCCTCACGGGACAGTCCGGCGCTGCGCAGCGCCGCGGTGATGGCGCGTGCCTGGCCGGTGCCCTCCGGGTCGGGGCCGGTGATGTGGTACGAGTCGGCGCTCGTGCCGATCCCGGCGAGCTTCCCGTAGACGCGCGCGCCGCGTGCCTTCGCGAACTCCTCGCGTTCGAGCACGACGATGCCGGCGCCCTCGCCGAGGACGAACCCGTCCCGGTTGACGTCCCACGGCCGCGAGGCGCGTTCCGGGTCGTCGTTGCGGGTGCTCATCGTGCGCGCCTGGGCGAACCCGGCCATGGTGATCGCGGCGATCGCGGCCTCCGCGCCACCGGCCACCACGACGTCGGCCTCGCCGGTGCGCAGCATCCGCCAGCCCCACGCCAGTGCCTCCGCGCCCGACGCGCAGGCCGACACCGGGGCGTGCACCCCGGCACGGGCCTTGAGTTCGAGCCCGACGTGCGCGGCGGGACCGTTCGGCATCAGCATTGGCACGGTCAGCGGGGAGACCTTGCGC is part of the Amycolatopsis sp. CA-230715 genome and encodes:
- a CDS encoding beta-ketoacyl-[acyl-carrier-protein] synthase family protein, giving the protein MSNDVVITGLGATTPLGGDVETTWQGLLTGRSGVSTLDTEWVRKFDLPVKIAARLAVEPTEILPRVQARRLDRSEQVAMIAARQAWADAGFSAENGADGGVEPERLAVIIGTGIGGATTLLDQDDLLETTGLRKVSPLTVPMLMPNGPAAHVGLELKARAGVHAPVSACASGAEALAWGWRMLRTGEADVVVAGGAEAAIAAITMAGFAQARTMSTRNDDPERASRPWDVNRDGFVLGEGAGIVVLEREEFAKARGARVYGKLAGIGTSADSYHITGPDPEGTGQARAITAALRSAGLSREDIGHVNAHATSTPVGDVGETVAVRKAIGEHPVLTAPKGALGHLLGAAGAVEAIATVLSIKEGVIPPTLNLENPDPGVVQDIVAGEARKVDLKAAVSDSFGFGGHNVALAFTPA